In a genomic window of Trueperaceae bacterium:
- a CDS encoding VWA domain-containing protein, with product MSFLWPWGLALLALAPLLIWLYFRSLRSAARAVTMHPDLALIARASETGRRWRRHVPAFIYLGTCTLALFALARPSLPAPEAHPQAAIILALDSSWSMRATDIEPSRLEAAKEAVYSFLDDVPDNIRVGLVTFGYFANTVAPPTRDHDLLREAIEELTLQRGTAIGEALLASVAALPSLEERRAAADDPKDLATVILLSDGQNRGGIDPVTALEMIVPEQVTVHTVGVGTDRGGGGDWGPGGYSRGYRFDESTLRRIAADTGGRYVFVDNASDLNDVYRELGNSLVWRMAPEEATGIFSLAAALLLLLGIVVAESQRRVY from the coding sequence ATGAGTTTCCTCTGGCCGTGGGGACTCGCCCTCCTCGCACTCGCGCCACTGCTGATCTGGCTGTACTTCCGCAGTCTGCGGTCGGCCGCGCGAGCGGTCACCATGCACCCGGATCTCGCCCTCATAGCCCGCGCCAGCGAGACCGGCAGGAGGTGGAGGAGGCATGTCCCTGCCTTCATCTACCTGGGCACCTGCACGCTGGCCCTCTTCGCCCTCGCCCGTCCCAGCCTGCCCGCGCCGGAAGCCCATCCGCAGGCGGCGATAATCCTGGCGCTGGACTCGAGCTGGTCGATGCGGGCCACCGACATAGAGCCGAGCCGCCTCGAGGCGGCCAAAGAGGCGGTCTACTCGTTCCTCGATGACGTGCCGGACAACATCCGGGTGGGACTCGTCACCTTCGGCTACTTCGCCAACACCGTCGCGCCACCGACGCGGGATCACGATCTGCTTCGCGAGGCGATCGAGGAGCTCACGCTGCAGCGCGGGACCGCGATCGGCGAAGCGTTGCTGGCGAGCGTGGCGGCCCTGCCCAGCCTCGAGGAGCGCCGTGCCGCTGCCGACGATCCGAAGGACCTGGCAACCGTGATACTCCTCTCCGACGGCCAGAACCGGGGAGGGATCGATCCGGTCACCGCTCTCGAGATGATAGTGCCCGAGCAGGTCACCGTGCACACGGTCGGCGTAGGCACCGATCGCGGCGGGGGCGGTGACTGGGGGCCCGGCGGTTACAGCCGGGGCTACCGGTTCGACGAGTCGACCCTGAGGCGCATCGCTGCCGACACCGGTGGACGCTACGTCTTCGTCGACAACGCCTCCGACCTCAACGACGTCTACCGAGAGTTGGGGAACTCTCTGGTGTGGCGGATGGCACCGGAGGAGGCGACAGGCATATTTTCGCTGGCGGCCGCACTCCTCCTGCTGCTGGGCATCGTGGTGGCCGAGTCTCAGCGCCGAGTCTACTAG
- a CDS encoding VWA domain-containing protein, which yields MTFLWPNALLLAPLLLGTALFTWWLADRRRARSAGKLADERLYPSVVRPPLPSRTRSLRLLQLLALAVLLLAAARPQASPPLPANKAAVVIALDASRSMLADDVDPNRLEVARNLAKQFVESAPASALLGLASFSDSAFVLVPPTNAGDELLAALERVQATSNTSLAAAIVAGVRMLPGRGEAEPPESLSGAGRDLRSTAGGGSVDPPEPLPPGRILVLSDGVSNVSANPGLPANEALELALDFAEEQEVQVYTVPVGSVGGAVTHIDGQDYFIPFDGETLELMSERTGGQRLDAGDPEGLREAFRDLGREIRWEAAEVEISALLTGVALILLLIAATVGLRTSRRLP from the coding sequence ATGACTTTCCTCTGGCCGAACGCGCTGCTGTTGGCGCCGCTGCTCCTCGGGACCGCGCTGTTCACCTGGTGGCTCGCCGACAGGAGGCGTGCCCGCTCTGCCGGGAAGCTCGCCGATGAGCGGCTATATCCGAGCGTCGTCCGGCCACCGCTACCCTCGCGGACCCGTTCGCTGCGCCTGCTACAGCTCCTGGCGTTGGCCGTCCTGTTGCTGGCGGCAGCCCGTCCCCAGGCGAGCCCACCGCTGCCAGCGAACAAGGCGGCCGTCGTCATAGCCCTCGACGCCTCCCGGTCGATGCTTGCCGACGATGTGGACCCGAACCGGCTGGAGGTCGCCCGGAACCTCGCCAAGCAGTTCGTGGAGAGCGCGCCGGCCTCGGCACTCCTCGGGCTGGCCAGCTTCTCCGACTCGGCCTTCGTTCTCGTCCCCCCTACGAACGCCGGCGACGAACTGCTCGCCGCCCTCGAACGCGTGCAGGCCACGAGCAATACCTCGCTCGCCGCCGCCATCGTGGCCGGCGTGAGGATGCTGCCGGGACGAGGCGAGGCCGAACCACCCGAATCGCTGAGCGGCGCGGGTCGGGACCTGCGATCGACCGCCGGCGGGGGGAGCGTGGATCCTCCCGAGCCCCTGCCGCCAGGGCGGATCCTGGTGCTCTCGGACGGCGTGTCGAACGTCAGCGCCAATCCGGGCCTGCCGGCGAACGAGGCGCTCGAGCTCGCGCTCGATTTCGCCGAGGAGCAGGAGGTGCAGGTCTACACCGTGCCGGTGGGGAGCGTAGGCGGAGCGGTAACGCACATAGACGGCCAGGACTACTTCATTCCCTTCGACGGGGAGACCCTCGAGCTGATGAGCGAGCGCACCGGAGGTCAGCGGCTCGACGCGGGCGATCCGGAGGGGTTACGCGAGGCGTTCCGCGACCTGGGCCGCGAGATCCGCTGGGAGGCCGCCGAGGTCGAGATCTCCGCGCTGCTGACAGGAGTCGCCCTGATACTGCTGCTCATCGCCGCCACCGTGGGGCTGCGGACGAGCCGCCGCCTACCGTGA
- a CDS encoding DUF58 domain-containing protein has product MVALFFARHRPAVPTQTLPGGTPGPGSYLGETPTQLLKRIEFRILRRLDGFLFGDYSGLFYGPSLDLAEVREYQPGDEVRRIDWNVTARSGTLHVRQYREEREVRAWLVVDLSSSMAFGTRRVRKEELAFEFAGLTAAVVTRRGNKVGALSFSEGDISLSPLGGGRRAPLELIGTLLRTSASRERRPNGPRPTLASALAEANRILKRKALVFVVSDFIEPEGGERRWESELRRLALRHEVIAVKISDPAERELPLAGDLRLRDPETGRELWVDTADPRVRREHARLVAERQAALTQAFRRSRVDLLEISTSQGVVAPVVRFTLSRRGRRQ; this is encoded by the coding sequence ATGGTGGCACTCTTCTTCGCCCGGCATCGACCGGCGGTACCAACCCAGACCCTCCCAGGCGGAACGCCCGGCCCGGGCAGCTACCTGGGTGAAACGCCGACGCAACTCCTCAAACGTATCGAGTTCAGGATCCTGAGGCGGCTCGACGGCTTCCTCTTCGGCGATTACAGCGGTCTCTTCTATGGACCGAGTCTGGACTTGGCCGAGGTGCGCGAATACCAACCGGGTGACGAGGTACGCCGCATCGACTGGAACGTCACCGCTCGCTCCGGAACCCTGCACGTTCGGCAGTACCGCGAAGAGCGTGAGGTGCGGGCGTGGCTGGTGGTGGACCTCTCATCCTCTATGGCGTTCGGAACCAGACGCGTGCGCAAGGAGGAGTTGGCGTTCGAGTTCGCCGGCCTCACCGCGGCGGTCGTCACCAGGCGCGGCAACAAGGTAGGCGCGCTGAGCTTCTCCGAAGGCGACATCTCGCTCTCCCCCCTCGGCGGCGGCCGCCGCGCGCCACTCGAGCTGATCGGCACCCTGCTCCGGACCAGCGCCAGCAGGGAGAGGAGACCGAACGGGCCGCGGCCCACTCTCGCTTCGGCCCTTGCCGAGGCGAATCGGATCCTGAAACGCAAGGCACTCGTTTTCGTCGTCTCGGACTTCATAGAGCCGGAAGGAGGCGAGCGGCGGTGGGAGTCGGAGCTGCGCCGGCTCGCCCTGCGCCACGAGGTGATCGCGGTGAAGATAAGCGACCCCGCCGAACGCGAGCTCCCGCTCGCAGGCGACCTGCGGCTGCGCGACCCCGAGACGGGCAGGGAGCTGTGGGTGGACACCGCCGACCCGCGAGTAAGGCGGGAGCACGCTCGGCTGGTGGCAGAGAGACAGGCGGCGCTCACCCAAGCGTTCAGGCGATCGAGGGTGGACCTGCTCGAGATCTCGACCTCCCAAGGAGTGGTCGCCCCGGTGGTGCGCTTCACCCTCTCGCGGCGGGGACGCCGGCAGTGA
- a CDS encoding AAA family ATPase, producing the protein MDDPRERRALDGVTAEGGLEPRVVADAASKLRGLLLEVKKRIVGQDLMLERMLVALLARGHVLIEGVPGLAKTLAIRSLAEALGTTFKRIQFTPDLVPADLVGTRIYNPRDGEFHVEMGPVVANLILADEINRAPAKVQSALLEAMQERQVTIGHETRALPDPFLVLATQNPIESEGTYFLPEAQVDRFMFKVTIDYPSAFEEITIVERVSARLEPVRVQLDADELRTLQALADEVFVHPAVIEYAVRLARATRDPSQVGLAELKEHIAYGASPRASINMILGAKALALLRGREFALPGDVRDLAPEVLRHRVTLSYSALADGVDLEEVVARIVDAQSAPATHLGDPHGRGRSAQGRPAFG; encoded by the coding sequence ATGGACGACCCTCGCGAGAGAAGGGCACTCGATGGCGTCACGGCGGAAGGCGGACTCGAGCCGCGGGTGGTGGCCGACGCCGCCTCCAAGCTCCGCGGCCTGCTGCTCGAGGTGAAGAAGCGGATCGTCGGTCAGGATCTGATGCTCGAACGCATGCTGGTGGCGCTGCTCGCCCGCGGTCACGTACTCATCGAGGGGGTCCCAGGGCTAGCCAAGACGCTGGCGATCCGCAGCCTCGCCGAAGCCCTCGGAACCACCTTCAAACGGATCCAGTTCACCCCCGACCTGGTTCCGGCCGACCTGGTGGGGACACGGATCTACAACCCGAGAGATGGCGAGTTCCACGTCGAGATGGGCCCGGTAGTGGCCAACCTGATCCTGGCCGACGAGATCAACAGGGCTCCGGCGAAGGTGCAGTCGGCCCTCCTCGAGGCCATGCAGGAGCGTCAGGTGACCATCGGCCACGAGACGCGGGCCTTACCCGACCCGTTCCTGGTGCTGGCCACCCAGAACCCTATCGAGTCGGAGGGCACCTACTTCCTGCCCGAGGCGCAGGTCGACCGCTTCATGTTCAAGGTGACCATCGACTACCCCTCGGCGTTCGAGGAGATAACGATCGTAGAGCGGGTGTCGGCCCGTTTGGAGCCGGTGAGGGTGCAGCTCGACGCCGATGAGCTGAGGACTCTGCAGGCACTGGCCGACGAGGTGTTCGTGCATCCGGCCGTCATCGAGTACGCGGTGCGTCTCGCTCGCGCAACCAGGGACCCCTCTCAGGTCGGCCTTGCGGAGCTGAAGGAGCATATCGCCTACGGCGCCAGCCCCCGTGCCAGCATCAACATGATCCTTGGGGCGAAGGCTCTGGCGCTGCTTCGTGGCCGCGAGTTCGCCCTCCCCGGTGACGTACGGGATCTGGCGCCCGAGGTGCTGCGGCACCGGGTCACCCTCTCCTACTCGGCCCTGGCCGACGGCGTCGACCTCGAGGAGGTGGTGGCAAGGATCGTTGACGCTCAATCGGCCCCGGCCACGCACCTCGGCGATCCGCACGGGCGCGGCCGGTCGGCACAGGGGCGACCGGCGTTCGGCTGA
- a CDS encoding substrate-binding domain-containing protein — protein sequence MRPRGNGESPRLLVVTNNRRRVFQRSIISGAEEVAQARAYRVEVLEVPRPSDSAAVADRLRGENLLVMLIADVLPDETIASLHAGGIPTTLVSHGVAGLEVPSIMHDNRHGLELLAAEVFDRCGRRRPLYVGGSPRQQDSVEREAAFRRQLMRRGLEVDETRFLSGEFEPGQAAVAVGEFLAGGGELDSLVAADYLMAIACLEELRGRGLEVPGQVVVAGFGDGIEAQAAGLTTVAADVVELGRRAARQLLGQAEGLEIRGLTLLSTTLIRRASTA from the coding sequence ATGAGGCCGCGAGGGAACGGCGAGTCGCCACGGCTGCTCGTCGTCACCAACAACAGGCGACGGGTGTTCCAGCGCAGCATCATCAGCGGGGCCGAGGAGGTGGCGCAGGCCCGCGCCTACCGGGTGGAGGTGCTCGAGGTGCCGCGGCCGTCCGACTCGGCGGCGGTCGCCGATCGCCTCCGCGGCGAGAACCTGCTCGTCATGCTCATCGCCGATGTCCTGCCCGACGAGACGATCGCCTCGCTGCACGCCGGCGGCATCCCCACCACCCTGGTCAGTCACGGCGTCGCCGGGCTGGAAGTGCCCTCGATAATGCACGACAACCGCCATGGGCTCGAGCTGCTGGCGGCCGAGGTGTTCGACCGGTGCGGCAGGCGCCGGCCGCTCTACGTGGGCGGGAGCCCGCGCCAACAGGACAGCGTAGAGCGGGAGGCGGCGTTCCGCCGTCAGCTGATGCGGCGTGGCCTCGAGGTGGACGAGACTCGCTTCCTGTCCGGCGAGTTCGAGCCTGGACAGGCCGCGGTGGCGGTGGGCGAGTTCCTCGCTGGCGGAGGCGAGCTCGATTCACTCGTTGCCGCCGACTACCTCATGGCGATCGCTTGCCTCGAGGAGCTGCGTGGGAGGGGGCTCGAAGTGCCCGGGCAGGTGGTGGTCGCCGGCTTCGGAGACGGGATCGAGGCCCAGGCGGCGGGACTGACCACGGTAGCCGCCGATGTCGTCGAACTGGGCCGGCGGGCGGCTCGGCAACTCCTGGGCCAGGCAGAGGGGCTGGAGATCCGGGGGCTCACCCTGCTGAGCACCACCCTAATCAGGCGGGCTTCGACAGCTTGA
- a CDS encoding ROK family transcriptional regulator — protein MPKLEDTLSQQKATHEQLRRHNRQMLLRAIYLGLSKSRASLAQVTGLTKPTVSNLVAELIDEGLVSERGHGQASESGGKRPRLIEFQPAARQVIGVGVDHFTVTGVLTDLAGEVIAEHRVELDPERPLELLNGVIDGLRAQLDAPLLCIGVGLPGVVDGASGRVTRSSALGWSELEVAEPLTKRHRVPVHAAHGTQLSALAQFAFGELQTAAPRRLVTLLVERGVEVGVTLERGSVHYGADLGGLRLHGQPVGAGDLARVLGSKGELACEIRRLLGRADGEEVDYLELRYLANRGSAEALELIARTADLLAPLVAWAVALIRPEHLSIAGPITDLGEEFVTALRSAAALWLPPQELEEVRLSLASTRLTGALGAVALALQKELAII, from the coding sequence TTGCCTAAACTGGAAGACACCTTGTCTCAGCAGAAGGCTACTCATGAGCAACTCCGCCGGCACAACCGGCAGATGCTGCTCCGGGCCATCTACCTCGGACTTTCGAAGAGCCGGGCCTCGCTGGCCCAGGTGACGGGACTCACCAAGCCGACGGTGTCCAACCTCGTCGCCGAGCTCATAGACGAGGGCCTGGTGAGCGAGCGCGGACACGGCCAGGCTTCGGAGAGCGGCGGCAAGAGGCCCCGCCTCATCGAGTTCCAGCCGGCGGCACGCCAGGTCATCGGAGTGGGCGTCGACCACTTCACGGTCACCGGGGTGCTCACCGACCTCGCCGGCGAAGTGATCGCCGAACACCGGGTCGAGCTCGACCCGGAACGGCCGCTCGAGCTGCTCAACGGGGTCATCGACGGACTGCGGGCGCAACTCGACGCGCCCCTTCTCTGCATCGGCGTGGGCCTGCCGGGGGTGGTCGATGGCGCCTCCGGCAGAGTCACCCGCTCGAGCGCGCTCGGTTGGAGCGAACTGGAGGTAGCCGAACCGCTGACCAAGCGTCACCGGGTCCCCGTCCACGCCGCTCACGGCACCCAACTCTCTGCCCTTGCCCAGTTCGCCTTCGGTGAACTGCAGACGGCAGCGCCCAGGCGGCTGGTCACGCTGCTCGTCGAACGGGGTGTTGAGGTGGGCGTGACCCTCGAGCGGGGCTCCGTCCACTACGGCGCCGACCTGGGCGGACTGCGCCTTCACGGGCAGCCGGTCGGGGCGGGCGACCTCGCGCGGGTGCTGGGCAGCAAGGGTGAGCTGGCCTGCGAGATCCGCCGGCTGCTGGGGCGAGCCGACGGTGAAGAGGTCGACTACCTCGAACTCCGCTACTTGGCCAACCGCGGTTCGGCCGAAGCGCTCGAGCTGATCGCCCGCACGGCCGATCTGCTGGCCCCTCTCGTAGCCTGGGCGGTGGCGTTGATCAGGCCCGAGCACCTGTCGATCGCTGGCCCCATCACCGACCTGGGCGAGGAGTTCGTCACCGCGCTTCGATCCGCCGCCGCCCTGTGGCTCCCCCCGCAAGAGCTGGAGGAAGTTCGGCTCTCCCTGGCCAGCACCCGCCTCACCGGAGCGCTGGGCGCGGTTGCCCTGGCACTGCAGAAGGAGTTGGCGATCATATGA
- the nagZ gene encoding beta-N-acetylhexosaminidase: MGQLMVSFRGLFPPEWVLDGVTEGRIAAICLFAYNVASPAQLRELTDSLHEAARRGRVPPPLIGIDQEGGQLMAVTGGTTELPGNMALGATRSPELAEKAGRLLGLELLALGCNMNFAPVLDLAGHLESAVVGTRAFGDEPGRVAELGAALIRGMQSTGVVATAKHFPGHGDTALDSHHLAPVVARKREQLSSAELVPFRAAIAAGVGAVMGAHVRYPHLDDRPATLSKAVMSDLLRTELGFEGLAVTDAMDMAAVADGPAELRAREALDAGADLVMLGHLPDQAELLRALEPHYRRASLERIAGARRRLPRDLPRLESIGNGRGLAQEIADRAVTLVRGSGQLPLRLEPEERLGLILPRVGDLTPADSSSRVELRLPEQLRARHPNLEVVEDGNGPFALTACGAVIVATSNAVSDDDQREVVEKLSQSGVDLIHLVVRSPADALITPPHVPCVCTYGIRAANTEAAVRVLFGEMEPTGVLPVRLPERKASIA, translated from the coding sequence GTGGGCCAGCTGATGGTGAGCTTCCGCGGTCTCTTCCCGCCCGAATGGGTGCTCGACGGCGTGACGGAAGGGCGGATAGCCGCGATCTGCCTGTTCGCCTACAACGTCGCGTCACCGGCCCAACTGCGCGAGCTCACCGACTCCCTGCACGAGGCCGCCCGCCGAGGGCGCGTGCCCCCGCCGCTGATCGGCATCGATCAGGAGGGTGGCCAGCTGATGGCGGTAACCGGCGGCACCACCGAGCTTCCCGGGAACATGGCTCTGGGCGCTACCCGCTCCCCCGAACTGGCAGAGAAGGCGGGCAGGCTGCTGGGGCTCGAGCTGCTGGCGCTGGGCTGCAACATGAACTTCGCGCCGGTACTGGACCTCGCCGGTCACCTGGAGAGCGCCGTCGTAGGTACCCGCGCCTTCGGGGACGAGCCTGGCCGGGTCGCCGAGCTGGGCGCTGCCCTCATCCGCGGAATGCAGAGCACCGGGGTGGTGGCGACCGCGAAGCACTTCCCCGGGCATGGCGACACCGCACTCGACTCCCACCACCTGGCGCCGGTAGTGGCCCGGAAGCGGGAGCAGCTGTCCAGCGCCGAACTAGTCCCCTTCAGGGCCGCGATCGCAGCCGGAGTGGGCGCGGTCATGGGCGCCCACGTCCGCTACCCGCACCTGGACGATCGGCCGGCGACACTGTCCAAGGCCGTAATGAGCGACCTGCTGCGGACCGAACTCGGTTTCGAGGGCCTCGCCGTAACCGACGCGATGGACATGGCGGCAGTCGCCGACGGCCCCGCCGAACTGCGAGCCCGCGAGGCGCTCGACGCCGGTGCCGACCTCGTGATGCTGGGTCACTTGCCCGACCAGGCCGAGTTGCTGAGGGCGCTCGAACCCCACTATCGGCGGGCGAGCCTGGAGAGGATCGCCGGCGCACGCCGCCGGCTTCCCCGCGATCTTCCCCGACTCGAGAGCATCGGCAACGGCAGGGGGTTGGCGCAGGAGATCGCCGACCGGGCCGTGACCCTCGTCCGGGGGTCCGGGCAGCTGCCGCTTCGGCTCGAACCGGAGGAGCGGCTGGGGCTGATCCTGCCCCGCGTCGGCGACCTGACTCCGGCCGACTCCTCCTCCCGAGTGGAGTTGCGCCTGCCGGAACAGCTGCGGGCCCGCCACCCGAACCTGGAGGTGGTGGAGGACGGCAATGGGCCGTTCGCGCTTACTGCCTGCGGGGCCGTGATCGTGGCGACCTCGAACGCGGTGAGCGACGACGACCAACGGGAAGTGGTAGAGAAGCTCTCGCAGAGCGGAGTCGACTTGATCCACCTGGTGGTCAGGAGTCCCGCTGACGCACTGATCACCCCCCCGCACGTCCCATGCGTCTGCACATACGGTATCCGCGCGGCGAACACCGAGGCGGCAGTTCGGGTGCTCTTCGGCGAGATGGAGCCGACAGGCGTCCTGCCCGTTCGTCTTCCCGAACGGAAGGCGAGCATTGCCTAA
- a CDS encoding carbohydrate ABC transporter permease, producing MKVDATTRPPAVLSDRTARGILAGAAFRRRTVTLLVYAVLVGASAFFLFPLAWMTGTSLKTIEEVGQPQLKLLPETPQWSNYGELLGESSFWRAYGNSFFTVGLSLLGTVGSIAFVAYAFSRLRWPGRNLVFGLMMGTLMLPVQATLVPQYVMFYELGWLRTFNPITIPGFFAGGAALVFLLRQFMLTLPRDLDEAASIDGANPLQTWWYVILPLSRPAVATITVFLFVAQWNNLIQPLIYLQKAELYTMPIYVAQKNNLQESPLPWQEIMAASVLFVIPVLVVFLLTQRYFIEGISMTGSKG from the coding sequence ATGAAGGTTGACGCCACGACCCGCCCACCAGCTGTCCTCTCGGACCGCACGGCGAGGGGGATACTGGCCGGGGCAGCGTTCAGGCGGAGGACAGTGACACTGCTCGTCTACGCCGTGCTCGTGGGCGCCTCCGCCTTCTTCCTCTTCCCGCTGGCCTGGATGACCGGCACCTCACTCAAGACGATCGAGGAGGTAGGGCAACCGCAGCTGAAGCTCCTGCCCGAGACCCCGCAGTGGTCGAACTACGGCGAACTGCTCGGGGAGAGCTCGTTCTGGCGGGCCTACGGCAACAGCTTCTTCACAGTGGGGCTGTCGCTGCTCGGCACCGTCGGCTCGATCGCCTTCGTCGCCTACGCCTTCAGCCGCCTGCGCTGGCCCGGCCGGAACCTCGTTTTCGGCCTGATGATGGGCACGCTGATGCTGCCGGTGCAGGCCACGCTGGTGCCTCAGTACGTGATGTTCTACGAACTCGGCTGGCTGCGCACCTTCAACCCGATCACTATCCCCGGCTTCTTCGCAGGCGGAGCTGCGCTTGTGTTCCTGCTGCGGCAGTTCATGCTGACCCTGCCGCGGGACCTGGACGAAGCGGCCAGTATCGACGGGGCAAACCCGCTACAGACCTGGTGGTACGTGATCCTGCCCCTCTCCAGGCCGGCGGTCGCAACCATCACCGTCTTCCTCTTCGTGGCGCAGTGGAACAACCTCATCCAGCCACTCATCTACCTGCAGAAGGCGGAACTCTACACCATGCCCATCTACGTCGCGCAGAAGAACAACCTCCAGGAGTCGCCGCTGCCGTGGCAGGAGATCATGGCCGCGAGCGTCCTCTTCGTCATCCCGGTGTTGGTGGTCTTCCTCCTCACCCAGCGCTACTTCATCGAGGGGATAAGCATGACCGGGAGCAAGGGGTAG
- a CDS encoding sugar ABC transporter permease: protein MDIDTATAARLHNLYWSFATVAFIVVGSLAIGKAASSVAAWRGGSAALQRRAFWGYLFASPWILGFLIFVVGPALASLYYSFTDYRLGRPLEWIGLENYRVLIEGLGAHGRRFTQAMYNSFYYALVGVPLQIVTALGMAMLVSRPMPGIGIFRLIFYLPVILAGGPAILLAWRYMLASNGGFVNISLSSIAQSLPGLDWLYRSFIFVVEAFNAFYSGISRGDPVGAFSYLLPSLIGAAVFGYLLRGEFDSGKRETAARLAEVIAIVLGLTLLVRGLVAERIDPAFWLGCAFVAAISFLLWRRKRLEPRRLGLTFAGTGILGVLLAVRLVMIEDGHFSAILRLLTLSSPIARPGDLDYLEDVFPALLPSSAWIWGTVAVLAAATLIPALEKGQRKTLLGVSTGLLALLALGSLLDGFRYFAAFGAIAETSGSPVFHFALFRQVASTLPGLDRVPLWLQNELWAKPSLVLITMWSAGTGMLIFLAALKGVPSSLYEAAQVDGAGPVQRFFRITLPMISPAMFYNIVIGLIAALQTFEAVYIIQTPRTESSLASAAYFLYERTFRQLEIGQGAAASWILALIIVTLTVFQFRYSRWVHYEG, encoded by the coding sequence ATGGACATCGACACCGCCACCGCAGCTAGACTCCACAACCTCTACTGGTCATTCGCGACGGTCGCCTTCATCGTGGTGGGCAGCCTCGCAATAGGCAAGGCAGCCAGTAGTGTCGCAGCCTGGCGAGGAGGTTCGGCAGCCCTTCAGAGGCGCGCCTTCTGGGGCTACCTCTTCGCCTCCCCCTGGATCCTGGGCTTCCTCATCTTCGTCGTGGGCCCGGCGCTGGCCTCCCTCTACTACAGCTTCACCGACTACCGTCTGGGCCGCCCACTCGAGTGGATCGGCCTCGAGAACTACCGGGTCCTCATCGAGGGCCTTGGCGCGCACGGCCGCCGCTTCACCCAGGCGATGTACAACAGCTTCTACTACGCCCTCGTGGGCGTTCCACTTCAGATAGTCACCGCCTTGGGCATGGCGATGCTGGTGAGCCGGCCCATGCCGGGCATAGGTATCTTCCGACTGATCTTCTATCTCCCCGTGATCCTCGCCGGCGGTCCCGCCATCCTGCTCGCCTGGCGCTACATGCTCGCCTCGAACGGCGGCTTCGTGAACATCTCGCTCAGCTCCATCGCCCAGTCGCTCCCCGGACTCGACTGGCTCTACCGGAGCTTCATCTTCGTCGTCGAGGCGTTCAACGCCTTCTACTCCGGCATCTCCCGTGGCGACCCGGTAGGCGCCTTCTCCTATCTCCTCCCTTCTCTGATCGGGGCGGCCGTGTTCGGCTACCTCCTGCGGGGCGAGTTCGACAGCGGGAAGCGCGAAACGGCCGCGCGGTTGGCGGAAGTGATAGCGATCGTGCTGGGCCTGACCCTGCTGGTGCGGGGACTCGTGGCAGAGCGGATCGACCCGGCCTTCTGGCTCGGTTGCGCGTTCGTCGCGGCGATCTCGTTCCTCCTCTGGCGCCGGAAGCGACTCGAACCGCGCCGGCTCGGCCTGACGTTCGCCGGCACGGGCATCCTGGGCGTCCTGCTCGCCGTCAGACTGGTGATGATCGAGGACGGCCACTTCTCGGCGATCCTCCGGCTGCTCACCCTGAGCAGCCCCATCGCCCGGCCCGGCGACCTCGATTACCTCGAGGACGTCTTCCCCGCGCTGCTGCCCTCCTCGGCCTGGATATGGGGAACGGTGGCTGTGCTGGCCGCGGCGACCCTGATCCCGGCGCTCGAGAAGGGGCAGAGGAAGACGCTGCTGGGAGTCTCGACCGGCCTGCTGGCACTGCTGGCGCTGGGATCTCTGCTGGACGGTTTCCGCTACTTCGCGGCGTTCGGCGCCATAGCGGAAACGAGCGGTTCCCCGGTCTTCCACTTCGCCCTCTTCCGCCAGGTGGCCTCGACGCTGCCCGGCCTGGACCGGGTTCCGCTCTGGCTGCAGAACGAACTCTGGGCGAAGCCGTCGCTAGTGCTCATCACAATGTGGAGCGCCGGCACCGGCATGCTCATCTTCCTCGCCGCCCTCAAGGGGGTGCCCAGCTCCCTCTACGAAGCGGCCCAGGTCGATGGCGCCGGGCCCGTCCAGCGCTTCTTCCGGATAACCCTGCCGATGATCTCGCCAGCGATGTTCTACAACATCGTCATCGGACTGATCGCGGCGCTACAGACGTTCGAGGCCGTCTACATAATCCAGACCCCACGCACCGAGAGCAGCCTCGCTTCCGCCGCCTACTTCCTCTACGAGCGCACCTTCAGACAGCTCGAGATAGGCCAGGGAGCAGCGGCGAGCTGGATCCTGGCGCTGATCATCGTTACCCTCACGGTCTTCCAGTTCCGCTACAGCAGGTGGGTCCACTATGAAGGTTGA